In Meles meles chromosome 13, mMelMel3.1 paternal haplotype, whole genome shotgun sequence, the DNA window GGGCcgggtggagacatccgatccatggggggttgcatactgtctccctacctaccaaggagtagggacacccgccctctgggagcctttttggcgccaatcctaatcaaggtgtaataggctggttctaacgTCTACTGGGgcaaattgtaattcaattggtcacctagcatcactgtggagtttcctgtgtgtgttatgatttcattggccacctgtgcgtggccaggcccgaccgcatggcctttgcccttaaaagccagTCCGTAAAGGAGAACGGGTTCGCcttctcttgtaagaggtgcagtCCCGAACAttcagttagattcttgatgcttggtgcgaaataaagctttgcttgaccttcgctttgtatcagtctcgctcctttaatcacggacccattattggggcataacagtaACCACCagaggcaaggggagaggcatggggcagattctccctcacaggcttgatctcagacttctggcctccagactgtGATCACAGATCTCTGTTGTGgatttgtgatactttgttaacCTAACCCTTGCAAACTAGTACAGTGGTAGAGTCAGGATCAAACCCAGGCAGGAAGACTGCAAGAAGGGTGCGCTTGTCACcccattctctgcctctcctgtaaCAGaactaatcaaaataaaaacagacaccaaTGCCCTGAGCAAATCAATGGCACAGGAGTTACTCACTGGCTTTCCGAATCTAGGCAGAGGAGCAAAACACTGACTATCCttttgtggaggccgagaaaattaaggccatcccacctcaggtttagcttccaaaattcctttagcataagtacagccatcttggcaaagcaaaagctggcaccttgcaccccctctccacccgctcccctcccttCGGTAGTATGTGTGCCATTCCTcggccacccctggctgccctgggggaaaagcaaatagctaacttgcaaagatcacaatcctgcaaggcaggagtctcccttggtttacaaatgtcctagagatttacaacatagaagctattttaacaacagcacaatttccagaggcaaataactcagtccCTCAAGCCCTATTTCTCCTAActtaaatctcactaacaaggacactggataggagaaatgtgaaactttatctctaaacctccaagatagtgtcagcgatcattcccaagcatatgacccactgatacacatctaaagggtctcacatatgatacacatctaaagggtctcacgagaagatttttattattggtaatgaataaccttctTCCCAGACAACaacctcaaggtcctggagacctgcttccagaattccttagagacttacatcatccataaccccctttgtcctcacccaccgcggAGTCCACCTctcctctgcctttaaaaactctgactgtaatccggttcagggtccaagtccctactctgctgcgTCGGGTATattggacccaagcttaagcatgtcacctcggggtccaagtccctacttcgctgtgtcaggtatacttgggcccaagcttaagcttgtcaaataaaccctcgtgtgattgcatgggtgcttggctccttggtggtctcccAGACGGGAAAACAGGGCACAACACTTTCCCTGTGTCTGTACCTTGTGCCCTGGAGCCTTTTCTCTACCCCCTTCAACTAAGGGACTGTTTCAGCAGTGGCTCTAGCCAAACACTTTTCATAGATCTAGAGTCTAAATGCACTGAACTTGGGGGACTCTGAGCCTGTGTCCCTACTCAGCTTCAAAATCCAAACCTAACAGATTTTTGAAAGTGGCACTATCATTCTGTTAGTAATAGCCATATTTGTGCTGTTTTCTTTGGGTTAAAATTAAAAGGATGTGTCCTATTGGTGACAGAAGGAACaatgcccccccctcccccatagtCATACTAAGCTAATATtgccaaggaaaggaaaaagccCTGCAGTTGGCTGGGCGACCTGGCTTCGGGCTGTGGACAGGTGTCTTTGCAGAGTAAGTTCTGAACTGTGAGCGAGCTCTGGGCCGGGGGTTCCAAGCCCTTCAGGGGCGCTTTGGCGCGGAAGGAGAACTGCAACCAGGCGGGTGCCACGTGAGAGCAGCGGGTGCCGGATATGGGAGGATCAGGGTCTGGGTGAGGGTGAGGGTTGGACCCGCCTGGGGGCCAGACTGAAGACCACCATCCTTCTGGGAGGGGGACTGGCTTGGGTTCCGAGCTTCTCCTGAGCCTCTGGACGTGGGCGCCTCTCTCGGCCGGCAGAGTACACTCTGGCACCAGCACCAGCCCCGGTGTTCCAGCGCCAGCGAGGCAAAGCCGGGACTGCCGGCCAGAGGTGGGCGCGTGGAGTGGGCGTCTCAGCAGCGATTTCCCTGCAGGCCCTCGGCCCCAGGGGCGGCGCGTCCCTCCTTGCAGACCGCGGGAAAGGGAGGCTGGGCGCTGCGGCCAAGGCCGCCCACCGGAGTTGCCGCGCGCCGGTTTTTTCTTTAAGGGCCCGGGCAGACGCGGGGCGGGAGTACACAGTCCCCGCCGAGATGACCGCGGACCGCCGCAGGcactttgcagaggaggaaaagaagaaacgACGGAGGGAGGGGCGACCCATTTCCTGATTCGCCTGCAAACCCGGAGCTGGATCAGTCTGTGCTGCACCGCGATGTCGTCGGGAGGGTCGGCCAGGAGCCTGGCGAAGGGTGAGGCCGGCGAGGCGCGAGAGGCGGGGGGAAGCTCGGCGACTCACAGTCGTGTGTCCTGGTGTGGCTGCTCCGGAGCCACCTGGGGGGTCCCCCACCGCGGGGATCGGGCCGGGGCCGTAGCGCGCGCGCGACCTCTCGGCGGCCTGGTCCTGGGCTGGCGGGAGGATGGGGGTCCCCGCCGCTTTCCCGGCGTTGAGCGTCTCAGCGTCTCCCCCGCAGGAAGCGCGCCCCCGGGACCCGTCCCCGAGGGTCTGATCCGCGTCTACAGCATGAGGTTCTGCCCGTACGCCCAGAGGACACTCCTGGTTCTGAAGGCCAAGGGAATCAGGTAAGGACCCGGCAGCTGCTGCGGGGGCGGCCGGTGGTACTCTCAGGTAGGGCCCCAGGGGCTTCCTTTCCTGCAAAATAAACTATTCTCAgactttggtgggggggggggacgacaAAGCAAATTTTGAACCCACTTCCCggggtgagggatgggaggaATGCCACAGATTACACCAGTTAAGGACACCCCATTTAGATCAGCCTAACCATTTTTATGGGTTTGAAAAGCTGAGGCTCTCGTAAGGTTGGTGGTGAGCGGAGAGCACAGGAAATGACCAGCAGGGGCTCTTCTAACTCTGGTCGATCACTGATTCCTGGTCCGCTGCCCTTTGGCTTTCCCCCCACCTTCTACATTCACGACTGTTTTATGTGATCCTGTTTGCTGTTGCTCTGATTATACAGCCCCTTCCCTGATTGTTGGCAGTTTATTTCAGTACCGAGTCCAGGCCTTACCCCTCCTGGCAGAGTCCTGAGTCAACTGCACTGTGCATATTTCTGTAGGTTGGGTTGTTGAGTCAAAGTGTGCATGCCTAAAAATTCAGTCTTCTGCGAAGcctctttgaaattaaaaaccaaaTGTTTTTTTGGTGTATTGGTTATCCATGGGAATATGCAATAGTCACTTGGCTCCTGACACCAAATATCCATAGGCATTGGCTCCCTTCCAATGATCTTTGGAATCTGTTGAGCAGACATTAGATACCTGTGGTACAGAAGTTTAAAACATAGCTCCCATTCTTAAGAAATTTCCCATCCTTGTGCTTAGGGTTTATAAACTAACTTTAGTCTTCTAGGGGGAGAATTTGGCAGACAATAATTTTCCCTAAAAGAATGTGAGATGCTttctaaagggggaaaaaaaatatcttcagatTAGCCATCATTTCACTAAGATTTGCATCTTATTTGCATGAAATTGATTCTGAACACATAGCAGAATGCTCAACATTTAGTACCATTTATCCAGAACATTGTATTTTATCCAAATACTGCAGTATCTGTAGTATTAGGATTCCTTTATTGCAAGTAAGAGTAATCTTACTCAAATCTGATTGAAAAAAGATGTATCCTTTGCAGGAGGAAGGCACAGCTGGATTGGGGGATCTAGAGTCCTGGTTTCTGGGCCCTTCTGAAACTCCGATTGAAAACAACCCCACCTTATTTACTGGGATAGTTTTCCAAGAAAAATTGAACTGGTTTTACCAAAATAGTGTGTGTATGGGGGTGAAGAATGGTAACAGCCCCAGGTCCTGCAAACAGCAGAGATCTATATTCGTGGCTCCGGTTTTAGCTGGCCTCCCAGAAGACTTTCATTAGAGAGGTGCTAGATTTTTGCTACACGTATCACCTAACAAAGCATGGTTTTCTCTAAAAAGTACACCTTCCAACTTGTGGCAGGTGTGCTGACTTGTTGGCTCCTCTTGTCAGGTTACCACATGCATGTGTGTTCTAAGAACCTTCTTTATTACAAAAGCCCAGGATCTACCTTTTGTTTTCATGGTATAAGATTTCAGAAATGTTGCTAATTCCTTGGCAGGGAGCTggccttctgtttcttttgatggcttgtACCTGAGTGTCCAATAATCTGTCAACACATGAACCTCTTGATACAGAAATATATTctagtgttcagtgcagctcttcCTGTTTCCATCAGGGGTTATACATTTAAATCCTCAAACTAAACACTGTTCTAACTACTGAGGTGGATGGGGGAATGGGTGTttgcttatattattttttttttaagattttatttatttatttgacagacagagatcacaagtaggcagagaggcagacagagagagagaggaggaagcagggagagccctgctgagtagagagcccggtgcggtgcggggcttgatcccaggaccctgagatcgtgaccctagccgaaggcagaggctttaacccacagagccacccaggcatccttcatatattatttttgagTAACTAACCTGTTCTATGCAACAATTAACCTGCTTTGACAATCATATGGACCTGGCTTTAACAATTCTGTGAAACTTtcctgtcttttatttcttctacatTCTCTCAGGCAAGAAACAAGTTAGATGTAATTACAATTTGAATATAGCTTGGActtcatctgttttcttccttttgggtTTGCTTAGTGTGATTTACctatgtaacatttttaaaaaataccagtgcATGGACATTTAATCTGAATCTTTATTTTATGGGTAGATTTTTTGGATTCCTTAATAATCTTGTAAAAATGAGGAACTTTCTTTTCAATTTAGCAAAAGGAATTGAATTTTATCATGTTAATTCTCATATACTAGGTAGTGAATACAATTGGTTACCTCAGATAATTTACAATTAGAATAAGCCCAAAATAGAGTATCTTATTCACAATCTTGAGGCAtttccacttatttattcattcattcaacaaatatttactgagtaccctgaaaccatttttattgtcttcatagcatttatatctgttttaaaaattttgctcatTTATGTTTATTAATATGAACAAGGCACACAGAAtcctgctttcatggagcttacaaTCTAGAGAGGTGACATAATGAACATGTAAATAAACGAGCAGTGTAATTTCAGATACATATCATCAGTTCAGTGAAGAAAGTAAAACAAGGTGATTATCTAGTGGAGGCTCTAAGCAACTTCAGAGAGCATAGTCAGGGAGGGCCtcttggaggaggtggcatttgacCTGAGAAGACCGGCAGAGATCAGAGGAACAAAAAAATGTAAGTGCTTTAAGGTAAGAACCTGTTTGGCAAATTCAAGGAGTATAATAAAAACGCCAGGGTGGCCAGCTTTTAATGACTAGAGGGTAAATCCTGGGAACAGGTATGACAGGTAAAAAAGGTCcagatcagggcgcctgggtggctcagtgggttaaggcttctgccttcggctcaggtcgtgatcccagggtcctgggatcgagcagtgcattgggctttctgctccgcggggagcctgcttcctcctctctctctgcctgcctctctgtctagtgatttctctctgtcaaataaaatattttaaaaaaaaaaaaggtccagatCACATGCTACAGAGGGCTTTAAGTTTTATCCTCATGGCAATGAGGAGCAATCACAGGGTGGCAAGCAGGAGGATGGCCTGATCTAGTTCACTTCTGTTGTGGAAAGTGGACAGTAGGGAGGGCAGAGTGGAAGCAGAGAGGCCGCTAGTAGACCACTGTAGAGGGTGAGCTTAAAGCTGGTGTTTTGGATGAGGAGGCAGGGGTAAGGCTGAGAAGAGGCTCTGATCTGGAGATCTAGCTAACAGGTCTTGTGATCCATTGGACTTGAGGAAGAGGAAGCAAGGGAAAAGGAACCAAGACTGAATCAAATCCTAAATTTGGGGTCTGATCAGCTGGGTAGATGGTAGGGCCAGTGAGGATTTGCTcacaagtacaaaaaaaaaagaagttccacTGTCTTCATTGTCTTCTGTGTCTCTTTCAGGCATGAAATCATCAACATCAACCTGAAAAGTAAGCCTGAGTGGTTTTTTAAGAAGAATCCCTTTGGCCTGGTGCCAGTTCTGGAAAACAGTCAGGGTCAACTGGTCTACGAATCTGCCATCACCTGTGAGTACCTGGATGATGTATATCCAGGAAAGAAGCTATTGCCAGACGACCCCTATGAGAAAGCTCGCCAGAAGATGGTGTTTGAGTTATTTTCTAAGGTGTGTGTATAAGAAATTTCAACTCCTGTTTgaaaaaaactgttttttaagCTAAATCACTGCTGTCATTTATGATTCAGTGAGGTGGGAAAGGAAAACACAGCTGTGTTCTTATCTGCAAACCCTTTGCCATCTGGTGTCTGCTTCTTGCCTCTCCAAAGTCAGCCCTCTTCACTCTTTAGGCACTGTTCCTGCCATACGGAATGTTTTGTTTTCCCACGCTCACCGCCTCCTCCTGAATGCTTGCTGGAAGGCTCTTCCCTTTCTCACTTTGCCTGGTTATCTCCAAGTCCTCTTTTATGTATCTGCTTAGCTTTTGCTGCCTTCCAGAAGCTTGTCCAGGCAGAGTCAGTGCCCAGCTCTGTGGTCCCTCAGGTGCTAACTTCTCCTGGTCAGTGAGTGCCTACCTTCTTGCCTGTGTGTTGTACCCTGACTCTGAGCTCCTTTTGGGGGAGGCAGTGTTCCCATCACTGCTGGCTCACTGTCCAGGTCTGTGACCAGCTCTGCCACGACCTAGTGGTGTGACTCTGAGGAAGTTACTCATTtacctctgtgcctcagcttaTCACTGAGGAGTCAGAGTAGTATAATCATTGCTCCCTTCTTGTAGATAAAAACCAGTTTATATAAAACACCTAGAGCAGAGTCTGACTCATGGTAAATGCTGTGTTGGCTCTCTGCCAAGGTGTCTGGCAGCAGGCATCTACTGTGTGTTGGCCGTAGCTATTAGCTGACAATGTCAATGGCATTCCTGTAGAAGAACTCTTTGTATCTTAATCAGCCTCAGGGTTGTAGATAGTTCAAACAATTGATACTAACAAAGAAATGCCCGACAGTGAACAACCAGAATGGCGGGTCTGGTTATCTCTGTAGCCCTGTTATTTGTGAGGATGTGTGTCAGCATATCTTGTCTTCTTTAAATGGTTAAAGAAATACCTAGAAGGTGAAACTTACAGAGAGCGCACATTGTATAAGGAGACATTGCAAAGGGAAACCaatgggggaagaaagagggagttATGTAGCTTAGCAGACAAGAGGGAAGAATAGCACAGATGCCGTGGTTGAAGTGATGGAGAGGGAATATGACAATTACAAGGAAGATTTTGGAGGATTAAAAAAAGTAGGAACAAAGATTCATTATGGGGACATCTGGCTAGCCCAaatggtagagcatatgactctggacctcggggttgtgagttcaagccccacattgggtgtagagagtactttaaataaaaaagaatgagagagattCATTGTAgtgtttcaaaagaaaataagctaAAAGCTGGAGATGCCCACCATTACTTCCCAGTTCACATTCCGGGAAGAGGTAGCTTTAGGTACCGTATGACTCCACCCTCCTGGCTATAGCTCAGCAAACCAGAAATGCCCCCACCTGCATCCCCAGCCCAGTCATCTTCTGAGAAGCTGACACTGAGACACGTAGACTAACAATAAAGGTCCTGAAGCtttgaagatgtgtgtgtgtgtttatatagatgtgtgtgtgtgtatatatacataaaattggAGACTTAATCAAAGccctacaaaaaataaattttgtctaTTTACTTTGTCAGCCTCTCAATAATTCTGTGAGCCACTCAGTGTCTTTTTAAGACACATTTGGCTCAAACTCACCAAAGTGGGTTCTGTTAATCGCAACTTATCAAATCCTGACCAAAACAGCACCTTATGCCCCAAAACTCTTTCTAAGATCAGTACCCGAATTCTGCGAACACAGGAATTGGTGCACCTTTCAGGTTTCTTGAGCACCATGATCTGGGACTCTGAGGGCTCGATCATGCTTTTATGTGCGGGGGCCGGTGTAGTTTGCCTCACTGGTAACTAAGAAATTTTTCTCTGTGTAGGTCCCATCTTTGGTAATAAGCCTTTTGAGAAGACAGAATGAGGAAGACTGCTCTAGCCAAAAAGAAGAATTGCGGAAAGAACTCAGTAAGCTAGAGGAGGTAATCTCGTCTCCAAGGTTCTGTCAGAGTAAATGATACACTATATCCCATCCTCTTCTTTCTACACTGTTCTTTATACTCCCCTTTCCCAAAGCAGTTTGTGGCCATTAGTAATAACACCAAATAAGGAATTTTAGGTTAGGGCAGATTGCTGTAACCTGTTGTGTTTAGGATAGAAACCAAAACacctaaaaatattttgtcatggcttgcttttaaaatattttgtcacaCTGACAGTAacataacaaggaaaaaaaatgcactaaCATTTCCACAATTTGTcacctgttttcatttttgtatgcCTGTGTCTAGTCCTTGTCCgtatcttaaaacaaaatgagagggagggagagagggaggaaggaaggaaggaaaaaaaggaaaaagttaacatAACTGTAATCAGAGCATACATACCAtgctgtgttcttttttctttcttttttttttaaagattttatttatttatttgacagacagagatcacaaggagacagagaggcaggcagagagagagaggaaagcaggctccctgctgagcagagagcccgatgcgggcctcaatcccaggaccccgagatcatgacctgatcccaaggcagtggcttaacccactgagccacccaggcgccccgctgtgTTCTTTTTGCTACTTAATAGTACATATTAAACATTTCCCACCAGAGTTTGTCATGACTCATAAAGACACTTGGGGAAGACTGGATGAGTTTTTACCTTCTTTGGGGCACAGCTACCCTTTGGGCCTATAGATCAAGTCTTTCTCTTGGTTTTGAGACAATTACGTGCACTCTCAGCCTTGGGTTTTTACTGAGGGAAGACATGGTTCATGCCTTGTATGGGAATGCATCCTAATATTTTATCAGTATTAAGCTTGTTGTagattttttttggaattttttttcattaagaaagTTAACTagtttgctaaatttttttaaaagattatttatttatttacttgacacacagagatagagatcacaagtaggcagagaggcaggcagagagagagagggaagcaggctccccgccaagcagagagcccgatgtggggcttgatcccaggaccctgagaccacgaccagagtcgaaggcagaggcttaacccactgaatcaccaggtgccccactagtTTGCTGATTTTAACAAAAATCATGAATGtgattttgttgaatgtttcatCTGCATCACAACTGTTGAGATgttcatggaatttttttctctttaattgaaGAATATGGTGTTGATTTTTCTAGTGTTGAACCATCCTAGCATTACTGAGATAAAAACTCGAGAActagttaatatttaaataatttgcatattattaATGAGGTtggattattattttgttttcatagtgtttttgttttttatattaagGATAGTCTAATTTGATAAAATGAGTTGGGTtactttccctgttttttttttttttaattttttttattcattattaaattTGTCCccgaggtacaggtctgtgaatcatccggtttacacacttcacagcactcacgatatcACATACCGTCCCCAGTGTCCATATTCCCTCCATTTCTAATCTCTGAAATCATTTGATAGGGTTTGGCTGTTTCTGCTCTTACTGACTAGCTGAGGAGTTCAGTGGCTAATGCActtactttcagtttttcttgatTGTATAATGCATTAATGACCAATATATTACTTCTAAATAATATCTTAGTTATGCCCAGTtaaggttgtttcttttttttttttaagattctatttacttatttgacagagagagacacagtgagagaggggacacaagcaagggtagtgggagagggagaatcagtctTCCCGTcgagcggagagcctgatatggggctcgatcccaggaacctgggatcatgacctgagccgaaggcagatgactgggccacccaggcacggCCCAGTTAAGTTTTAATAGGCAGGATTTTCGTTGTTCTGTTCTAAATTGGCTTTTTATGCTGTTTCCATTGTGATTTTCTCATTGCCTAGCTATTATTTACAGTGTACTTGTAAGTTTCCTAAACTTTTTgctattttctaatttaatcaCATTATGGTCAGATAATACATGTGGGATATTGTTTCTTTGAAGATTAAGACTTTTGTGTTTGGCAACCTAGTAGAGCCTATGGACCTCTtctcagcatttttattttttttattttttttttattttttttttttttaaagattttatttattaattttgacagagagagatcacaagtaggcagagaggcaggcagagagagtgagagggaagcaggctcccttcagtgcagagagcccgacgtgggactcgatcccaggaccctgagatcatgacctgagccgaaggcagcggcttaaaccactgagccacccaggcgcccctcttctcagcatttttaaatgcttaagtTAAAATATATAAGATTAATTCTACTGTGGTTTATTTCATTATGGAAATACCTGCTAAATTTGGGGTTGGTAGGGGAGGAGGGCAGTATATAACTTTGACCCATCTGCCTTCATAGACTCCAGATTAAGAACTCCTGCCTTATAGTGAGTAGCCATTTCCATGTTTCAGCCTGTTGAGTGGATTATTTCATCCTGACTGAAACTGCcatacttcattttatttgtaCACAACATAATAACCAGACATTACAGTTGAAGGACAGACCCAGTTAACATTGATTTGTTGTACAATTCTGAGTGCCTAGTAATTGTAAGGCACTCTCCTGGATAGTGTGAGAGGTAGAAAGTAAGATATGGTCTATACTCTTGGTCTATACTCTTTGGAGGATTAGCTTGGTTGTGGACAAAAGACAAATACACCAGTAGATATAAGCCATCAGTCTACAATGCAGAATGTTAAAGGGGTCCTGAGGGAAACTATGAAAGTTTTATAAAAAGTTAAGTTGGTTAGGTGTTAATTAGTTCCTTTACTTTGGCAAAACCATTAACACCAGTGCCCATTCTTGAATTGCAGAAACATACGCTTTGTATttggttttcaaataattttatttgacatCGGTCTGACGGTTAACCCAGTTATTTCCAGTGTATTTTGAGTCAGTTTTTTATTGAAGTGTTACATACAGAGAAGTACCCAAAGCATAAgtacagcttgatgaatttttacCCAGTGAACATAGTCATGGAACTAGCACCCATATCAGAAAACATTAGTTTGGGCTGTTTTTATACTTTATACATATGGAATTCTATAATATGCTCTcttttgggtctggcttctttcatacAGTATCAGCTTTGTGAGATTCATCTATGTGTATGCAGTTCTTTCCTATCCTTTCAACATACGACTATCgcacaatttatccattttactCCTCATGGACAGTGaatgtttccactttggggctattacaGATTGTGCTGCAGTCGACATTCTTCCACCTGTCTTGTTGAACATGTATTCACATTTCCAAAGAGGAGAATTACTGGGTTAGAGAATGCATGCAGTTGGCTCTAGTCCATACTGTTGAAAACACGGTTGCACCAGCTTCGACTCCTATCAGCCGTGGTTCCACACCCTTGTTAACtttgtcttgttcattttaattattacGATAGATATGTAGTCGTATGACATTTTGGCTCTaagttgcatttccctaatgactaatgtaGTTGAATACCTTTTCACATGGGTTTTGGCCATTAGAATATCCTTTTTTGGTGAAGATCAAGCCTGCCCCATTTTCTGTTGAgttgtttgccttttttcttattgatttccgGGAGTTCTCTCTATATTCTGAATACCAGTCCTTTGTTGGATTATGTATCACAAAGATCTCATATTCTGTTGCttgcttgatttttctctactttCCAGTTTATTTTGTTGGTTGTTGGCTTCATCCCAAACCAGGAGATCCTAAAGTTCAAACAAAATGCCAGCTTGAATATGTCAGGGTAAAAGCTGCTGCTCTCACTTGCTCTGCTTAACTTGCCTTCATCACTTCTGATGATGAGTCTTACTAAATGCACCAATAACAAGTACTCTTCTGTTTAACGTTCAGGTTCTTACCAATAAGACGACAACCTTCTTTGGCGGCAATTCTCTTTCTATGATTGATTACCTCATCTGGCCCTGGTTTGAACGAATGGAAATTCTGGAGTTAAATGAGTAAGACATTTGAATACTTTGTGCATAAGTTAGGATCATGCTAATTGGAAGAGGATATATTGACCTTTTTTCTGaacaaaaattagaatattttatataactgGTATGAATGGGAACAGGCAGACAGGAGGAGAGTCTTGGACTATCCAGGGCATGTACTCACCACCCTTCTCCATTcttggagtggggagggggggagggtggACAGAGAGTTCCAGAACatgtaataaaatcttttaaaagtaacttACTCCTTCCCTTCTGGTTACAGATCCGTAAAGAGGTGTGTgtatgcgtatat includes these proteins:
- the GSTO1 gene encoding glutathione S-transferase omega-1, which codes for MSSGGSARSLAKGSAPPGPVPEGLIRVYSMRFCPYAQRTLLVLKAKGIRHEIININLKSKPEWFFKKNPFGLVPVLENSQGQLVYESAITCEYLDDVYPGKKLLPDDPYEKARQKMVFELFSKVPSLVISLLRRQNEEDCSSQKEELRKELSKLEEVLTNKTTTFFGGNSLSMIDYLIWPWFERMEILELNDCVDHTPKLKLWMAAMRKDPAVSALLIEPKALRGFLKLYLQNSPEACDYGL